From Deltaproteobacteria bacterium, the proteins below share one genomic window:
- a CDS encoding biopolymer transporter ExbD: MASKASSDQDVIADINIVPLVDIILVVLIIFMVTATTFSGKEVEVELPKASSGGDTSAAPLTVQVNSVGRFFVNGIEIDESALRLEAEKRSALNPESQAVISADTAAAHGAVVRALDAVKSGGIAKLAVSVEGESQ, translated from the coding sequence ATGGCTAGCAAAGCTTCAAGTGATCAAGACGTCATCGCTGATATAAACATTGTTCCCTTGGTCGATATTATTCTTGTCGTTCTGATTATCTTCATGGTTACGGCGACCACGTTTTCTGGAAAGGAAGTAGAAGTCGAGCTTCCAAAGGCTTCTAGCGGAGGAGATACTTCAGCTGCGCCGCTAACGGTTCAAGTGAACTCGGTAGGTCGGTTTTTTGTTAATGGAATTGAGATTGATGAATCGGCCTTGCGTCTTGAAGCGGAAAAGAGATCCGCCCTGAACCCCGAGAGTCAGGCGGTAATTTCGGCTGATACGGCTGCGGCACACGGCGCAGTAGTTCGAGCGCTTGATGCAGTGAAGTCAGGTGGAATAGCGAAACTTGCGGTTTCGGTTGAAGGAGAAAGCCAGTGA
- a CDS encoding TonB-dependent receptor plug domain-containing protein, whose translation MLRKILGLILLITSVLLLIKKMIGQKVGFKRHVTNSKVQVKLRIAVNLAVLAKTFSGLAGIARFGASALVYTFLGAAFFSVASFGQTPSPTSKTSFPSTELKGNGVLEISVFRETKDGSLVVLGQQEVLVDGISVLVGESGFLRLEVSPGFHKIGLPLIEGDVQVEVDRDRTAVAVLRLREKLIVADVENASSRSSESPQMDLAVGGSADPLAGQKTGKRKIVFKNADGFPISSARVFLDEPDRATGKDILESDSKGEVIIENSLGSGFTVTHQQFESQSFIPAGVAGSQMPEILLTLKEATSELEEVRVLAPVIRGGISALVELRRKNRGVAEVLGSEQMARTGDSDAAASLRRVTGLTLVAGKYVYIRGLGERYSSILLNDSTLSSPEPARRVVPLDLFPTNVLESVVIEKSYSSELPGEFGGGTIRIGTKPIPDRFSAKVSLGLGFGADSQSLSYDGGQLDFFGIDDGTRQLPSLISDQTSDGRRLKEQNPLFLNGFTATELQAMGRSFKNTWSATEDTVTAVPSLSLSIGNRFQPAPRFTVGGQLGALFGSDADFLEKKSTRYSIGSGGGLVSDSDSVSLEATREVRLAGTTDFGASMKTTAGEQKVSSSLLILRNSEDSVASSKESNSNGRYQTTDLNWVERQLFIRQLRGEHELKPFTVKWRHSLSDASRIAPDSRSHRYIFENGRYVFSTRADGNQRSFSQLNDRTVEWGADIKSSLETTDLGRWDLSLGLVKTERTRASGLRRFHFRDVRGPGSNLDLTKPVEEILNEENISPNSFQVLETTRETDNYRAGQTVHGRSATLDWIPRSGIRISYGVRHETSEQDVLTYNLFDPENKPVRAGLFSEDILPALGASWEFAVSGSSRQQLRTTYSETVSRPDFKELSTAPYTDEETGQEIIGNSRLRGAILKNTDVRYEWYMNTEESLSLAVFRKEFQHPIEQIIRPGSDGTIRSFDNAESALNTGVEFETRIKLRRISDLLRRLTFATNIALIESTVELSAGNQGVQTSNSRPLQGQSPWVVNLQLFYDRPTSKINAGLLFNMIGPRVREAASGGLPDLYEQPIQQLDAVASWSMADQPFTWQLRLKNLLDPETKLTQGDQTALSYRRGRALSVSMSAVF comes from the coding sequence TTGCTTCGGAAGATACTTGGTTTGATTTTGTTGATTACGTCGGTGCTTTTGCTGATCAAAAAGATGATTGGACAAAAGGTTGGATTCAAACGGCACGTGACTAATTCAAAGGTACAAGTAAAACTGCGGATAGCGGTAAACTTAGCGGTGCTCGCAAAGACCTTTTCAGGTCTTGCAGGCATTGCCCGTTTCGGAGCATCAGCTCTGGTTTACACCTTTCTGGGAGCGGCATTTTTCAGTGTTGCTTCTTTCGGTCAAACGCCAAGTCCGACTTCAAAAACATCCTTTCCTTCGACTGAGTTGAAAGGAAATGGCGTTCTTGAAATCAGTGTCTTTCGAGAGACGAAGGATGGATCACTCGTAGTTCTTGGTCAGCAAGAAGTCCTTGTTGATGGCATTTCAGTTTTAGTCGGAGAATCGGGTTTCCTTCGATTAGAAGTGAGTCCGGGTTTTCATAAAATAGGGCTGCCTTTGATCGAAGGTGATGTTCAGGTGGAAGTGGACCGTGATCGAACCGCGGTTGCTGTACTGCGGTTACGAGAAAAGCTGATCGTTGCTGACGTTGAAAACGCGTCAAGCCGATCTAGTGAATCTCCGCAAATGGACCTTGCGGTCGGCGGGTCAGCCGACCCGCTGGCTGGCCAAAAAACTGGCAAGAGAAAAATTGTGTTCAAAAACGCCGACGGTTTTCCGATCTCATCGGCGCGGGTTTTTCTAGATGAACCAGACCGTGCCACCGGAAAAGATATTCTCGAATCCGACTCCAAAGGTGAAGTGATCATCGAAAATTCCCTGGGATCAGGTTTCACAGTTACTCACCAACAATTCGAATCTCAATCATTTATTCCAGCCGGAGTCGCCGGCAGCCAAATGCCAGAGATCTTACTTACGCTGAAAGAAGCGACATCTGAGCTTGAAGAGGTGCGAGTGCTAGCTCCCGTGATTCGCGGCGGAATAAGTGCGCTGGTGGAATTGCGACGAAAAAATCGAGGGGTGGCAGAGGTCCTTGGTTCCGAACAAATGGCACGCACCGGGGACAGTGACGCGGCAGCTAGTCTTCGTCGAGTGACCGGACTGACACTTGTAGCAGGAAAGTACGTCTACATCCGAGGCCTCGGTGAGCGATATTCGTCGATCCTTCTGAACGACTCGACTTTGTCTAGTCCCGAACCCGCAAGAAGGGTGGTGCCGTTAGATCTATTTCCCACCAACGTTCTTGAGTCTGTAGTCATTGAAAAGTCGTATTCGTCCGAGCTTCCCGGCGAGTTTGGGGGAGGAACAATCAGGATCGGTACAAAGCCAATCCCTGATCGGTTTTCGGCGAAGGTTTCTTTGGGTTTGGGATTCGGCGCAGATTCGCAAAGCTTAAGCTACGATGGTGGCCAACTAGATTTTTTTGGAATCGATGATGGAACCAGGCAACTGCCATCTCTCATTTCGGATCAGACCTCCGACGGACGGCGTTTAAAGGAGCAAAATCCGCTTTTCTTAAATGGATTTACAGCGACCGAATTACAGGCGATGGGTCGCAGCTTTAAAAATACGTGGTCAGCAACAGAAGACACTGTCACTGCTGTACCCAGCCTTAGCTTGTCAATCGGCAACCGATTTCAGCCAGCTCCGCGTTTTACAGTCGGCGGTCAGCTGGGGGCACTATTCGGATCAGATGCGGATTTTTTGGAAAAAAAGTCTACGCGATATTCGATTGGAAGCGGGGGGGGGCTAGTTTCGGACTCGGACTCGGTGTCGTTAGAAGCGACGAGAGAAGTTCGTCTTGCCGGCACCACTGACTTCGGCGCAAGTATGAAAACAACGGCCGGTGAACAAAAAGTGTCCTCGTCACTTTTGATTCTTCGAAACTCCGAAGACTCGGTGGCCTCAAGTAAAGAGTCAAACTCCAATGGGCGCTATCAGACAACCGACCTCAATTGGGTTGAACGACAACTTTTCATTCGGCAATTGAGAGGCGAACACGAACTAAAGCCTTTCACCGTTAAGTGGCGACATTCGTTATCAGATGCCAGCCGAATCGCCCCCGATAGCAGGTCGCATCGGTATATCTTTGAAAACGGTCGCTACGTTTTTTCTACGCGGGCAGATGGAAATCAGCGCAGCTTTTCGCAGTTGAACGATCGAACGGTCGAGTGGGGCGCAGATATTAAATCGAGTCTAGAGACTACTGACTTGGGTCGGTGGGATCTTAGTCTTGGGCTCGTCAAGACAGAGCGCACTCGAGCGTCAGGACTTCGTAGGTTTCACTTTCGCGATGTTCGTGGTCCCGGTTCGAATTTAGATCTAACAAAACCTGTCGAAGAAATTCTCAACGAAGAAAATATTTCTCCGAATTCATTTCAGGTATTGGAAACAACGCGCGAAACCGACAATTATCGCGCGGGTCAGACCGTTCACGGACGGTCGGCTACACTGGATTGGATTCCACGTTCAGGAATTCGAATCTCCTACGGGGTTCGTCACGAAACTTCGGAACAAGACGTCCTCACTTATAATTTGTTTGATCCCGAAAATAAACCGGTTAGAGCGGGGCTTTTTTCAGAGGATATTTTGCCAGCACTAGGCGCCTCGTGGGAGTTTGCTGTGAGCGGGTCGAGTCGCCAACAGTTAAGAACCACTTATTCGGAAACGGTGTCGCGACCTGACTTTAAAGAACTATCGACCGCGCCTTATACTGACGAGGAAACTGGCCAGGAGATTATCGGAAATAGTCGTTTGCGCGGAGCGATTTTGAAAAATACAGATGTTCGGTACGAATGGTACATGAATACTGAAGAGTCATTATCCCTTGCGGTATTTCGAAAAGAATTTCAGCACCCGATTGAGCAAATAATCCGGCCTGGATCAGATGGGACTATCCGCAGTTTCGACAATGCAGAATCGGCCTTGAATACCGGGGTCGAGTTCGAAACCCGGATCAAACTTCGCCGGATCAGCGATCTATTGCGACGTTTGACGTTCGCCACGAACATTGCCTTAATCGAATCAACGGTCGAGCTGAGCGCGGGCAATCAAGGTGTGCAAACATCCAACTCTCGGCCCCTTCAAGGGCAATCGCCTTGGGTGGTAAACCTTCAGCTCTTCTATGATCGGCCAACATCAAAGATAAATGCAGGTCTTTTGTTTAATATGATCGGTCCTCGAGTACGAGAGGCAGCATCGGGGGGACTTCCAGATCTCTACGAGCAACCAATTCAACAACTCGACGCGGTTGCATCTTGGTCAATGGCTGATCAGCCGTTCACCTGGCAATTGCGACTAAAAAACCTTCTTGATCCTGAAACCAAATTAACTCAGGGCGATCAAACGGCACTTAGTTACCGTCGTGGTCGTGCGCTCTCTGTTTCAATGTCGGCGGTGTTTTGA
- a CDS encoding TonB family protein codes for MMNFRSLTFVGSAIGVLAIAALWIALDVNPVTPGFLKEKPFLKAASKKKKPIEIEEVHKPAPKVQEQLAAPRSIANLSQLRPQVSSALKGFGEGSGGFGGDFDEAGGQGGTASAAVDKAGIERLAKVIKRVEPRFPQGAREKNVSGFVVVEVQVSTAGQPVRVRVVESQPSGVFDASAIEAMQSWVFEPAMVRGQPVASQVVQRVRFDLE; via the coding sequence ATGATGAATTTCCGCTCTCTCACCTTTGTTGGAAGTGCAATCGGTGTTCTTGCCATTGCAGCTCTGTGGATCGCACTGGATGTGAATCCTGTGACTCCAGGATTTTTGAAAGAGAAACCGTTTCTTAAAGCAGCTTCCAAGAAAAAAAAGCCAATTGAAATTGAAGAAGTGCATAAGCCAGCACCGAAAGTTCAGGAACAACTTGCCGCCCCTCGTTCAATTGCGAATTTGAGTCAGCTTCGGCCTCAGGTCTCTTCTGCGTTGAAAGGTTTTGGCGAGGGGAGCGGCGGATTCGGCGGCGATTTTGATGAGGCAGGTGGGCAGGGCGGAACAGCTAGTGCCGCGGTGGATAAGGCCGGAATTGAAAGATTGGCGAAGGTAATTAAGAGAGTCGAACCGCGTTTTCCTCAAGGTGCTCGCGAAAAAAATGTTTCGGGATTTGTTGTAGTTGAAGTGCAAGTATCGACGGCTGGTCAACCAGTGAGAGTGCGTGTCGTCGAATCACAGCCGTCCGGCGTTTTTGATGCGTCGGCCATCGAGGCAATGCAGTCTTGGGTATTTGAGCCGGCAATGGTTCGTGGCCAGCCCGTTGCAAGTCAAGTTGTTCAGCGGGTTCGGTTTGATCTTGAATAG
- a CDS encoding DUF3450 family protein: MIRLLLLVVFLISGRPVQAMDGGGSADSLDQIMNLRLEVEEKNTLWEQEKKRLQGEYETLVNRVNEVQADVLRKRSQLEVLQARRASSQKRSERRQTVSGLDRKNLVDAVAEFKTVTDGSMPFGRSELRIKLNGIARDLSEGRGSVDEVATDFAQLIKSELKLSRGFHLVKEEIQIQNETVAVEAALVGSYTAFFASADGRVGKWNREERRAQWIDDEKEKVSTLKRLEIVRQSLPGNRPVILDLDLEAK, translated from the coding sequence GTGATTCGACTTTTATTGTTGGTCGTATTTTTGATTTCTGGACGTCCTGTGCAGGCAATGGATGGTGGAGGTTCGGCCGATTCATTGGATCAGATAATGAACCTTAGACTTGAAGTTGAAGAGAAAAATACTTTGTGGGAGCAGGAAAAAAAACGCCTTCAAGGCGAATACGAAACGTTGGTTAATAGGGTCAACGAAGTTCAAGCGGACGTGTTAAGAAAGCGCTCGCAGCTGGAAGTCTTACAGGCCCGTCGGGCATCATCCCAGAAAAGATCTGAACGTCGACAAACTGTCAGTGGGCTTGATCGGAAAAACCTGGTTGACGCTGTAGCGGAATTCAAAACCGTGACAGACGGAAGCATGCCGTTTGGAAGAAGCGAACTGCGGATAAAGCTAAATGGTATCGCACGGGACCTTTCTGAAGGGCGTGGATCGGTTGACGAAGTCGCGACTGACTTCGCTCAGCTCATAAAATCTGAATTGAAATTGTCCCGAGGGTTTCATCTCGTAAAAGAAGAAATTCAAATCCAAAACGAAACCGTCGCGGTTGAAGCCGCTCTTGTAGGAAGCTACACGGCTTTCTTTGCTTCCGCGGATGGGCGAGTAGGTAAGTGGAATCGGGAAGAGCGCCGCGCACAATGGATCGATGACGAAAAAGAAAAAGTTAGTACGTTGAAGCGTCTAGAGATCGTAAGGCAATCTTTGCCCGGCAATCGGCCTGTCATCCTTGATCTTGATCTGGAGGCAAAATGA
- a CDS encoding MotA/TolQ/ExbB proton channel family protein produces the protein MEEKFFEVAHLADRGVLYLLVILSLVSLLIIVERYLTLTKAARRASDLNAGIQKVLASANLESYKSLLGVGGDLENRSVDLGIQAIRVSGARGLRESFETLILLEKPKLERSLGFLATVGANAPYIGLFGTVLGIMKAFKDLGGASEGGQGAVMAGISGALIATAAGLMVAIPAVLAFNYFQKLVKQVVTTMEAIRELAVIVAERGS, from the coding sequence ATGGAAGAGAAATTTTTTGAAGTCGCTCACTTGGCTGATCGAGGCGTTTTGTATTTGCTCGTCATTCTAAGTTTGGTCAGTCTCCTCATTATAGTTGAACGGTATTTGACTTTGACCAAAGCAGCGAGGCGAGCCAGCGATTTGAATGCTGGAATTCAAAAAGTTTTGGCCAGCGCAAATCTCGAAAGCTATAAATCACTATTGGGAGTCGGTGGTGATTTGGAGAATCGGTCTGTAGATCTCGGTATTCAAGCGATCCGAGTTTCAGGAGCCCGAGGCTTAAGAGAATCGTTTGAAACGTTGATTCTCCTTGAGAAACCGAAGCTCGAGCGGTCGCTTGGATTTCTAGCTACGGTCGGAGCAAACGCTCCCTATATTGGACTTTTCGGAACCGTGCTTGGAATCATGAAAGCATTTAAAGATCTCGGCGGCGCTTCGGAAGGTGGGCAAGGTGCAGTTATGGCCGGAATCTCTGGCGCGTTGATCGCGACCGCAGCCGGGCTCATGGTTGCGATTCCAGCAGTCTTGGCATTTAACTACTTTCAAAAGCTAGTAAAACAAGTCGTTACAACGATGGAAGCGATTCGTGAACTCGCAGTGATAGTGGCCGAAAGAGGCTCGTGA